The nucleotide sequence AGGACGGCGCCGAGGCCGCCCTGGGTGACGGCGGCGCAGTTAGTGGTGGCGGAGGTCGCGCCCTTCGTGTAGACGCGCTTGTTCATCGTGAGCTTCTTGCCCGGGAAGAGGCCCTCCGCGGAGAGCGGGGCCTTGTCCTTCTTCGGGTCCGAGATGTAGTCCTTCGGATTTGGCGGGGGCGGCGGCGCCACCGACGAGAAGGTCGGCTCGGGGGTGGGCGCGGCGGTGGGGGAGACCGCGCCGGTGGGCACCCCGCCGGTCGTGGCCTCGTCGTTCTTCTTGCCGTTGGCCACGACCGCGGTGGCGACGATCGCGCCGACGACCAGCGCGGCGACCGTGCCGCCGCCGATCATCAGCCAGCGCTTGCGGCGGTTACGGGAGGCCGAGGCGTCGGCGAGGGCGCCCCAGTCGGGGGTCGACCCGCCCTGCGCGCCGGGGAAGGGGTCCGGCCCCGGCCCCGGTCCTGGTCCCGGCCCCGGTCCCGGTGCTCCCGGGAAGCCGCCCGGCTGCTGGCCGTAGCCGGGCTGCTGTCCGTACCCCTGCGGCTGCTGCTGCCCGTACCCCGGCTGCGGCTGCTGCCCGTACCCCTGCTGCCCGCCCTGCTGCGGCTCGTGCGGCCACTGCGGTCCCCCAAAGCTCATGCCGCGCATCCTAAACCGGTTGGGCCGGGGCGACGCGGGCGGCGACAATGCACCGCATGGGACATGTCGAGGCCGCGCATCTGGAGTACTACCTCCCCGACGGGAGGGTCCTCCTCGGGGACGCCTCCTTCCGGGTCGGAGAGGGCGCCGTCGTCGCCCTCGTCGGAGCCAACGGCGCCGGCAAGACCACACTGCTCCGGCTCATCTCCGGGGAGCTCCAGCCGCACGGCGGCAGCGTCACCGTCAGCGGCGGGCTCGGCGTGATGCCGCAGTTCGTCGGGTCGGTACGGGACGAGTCCACCGTCCGTGACCTGCTGGTCTCCGTGGCGCAGCCGCGGATCCGGGAGGCCGCGAAGGCCGTCGACGAGGCCGAGCACCTGATCATGACCGTCGACGACGAGGCCGCGCAGATGAAGTACGCGCAGGCCCTCAGCGACTGGGCCGAGGTGCAGGGGTACGAGGCCGAGACCCTCTGGGACATCTGCACCATGGCCGCGCTCGGCGTGCCCTACGAGAAGGCGCAGTTCCGGGAGGTCAGGACGCTCTCCGGCGGTGAGCAGAAGCGGCTCGTCCTGGAATCGCTGCTGCGGGGCTCCGACGAGGTGCTGCTCCTCGACGAGCCGGACAACTACCTCGACGTGCCGGGCAAGCGCTGGCTGGAGGAGCGGCTGCGGGAGACCCGTAAGACCGTGCTGTTCATCTCCCACGACCGGGAGCTGCTCTCCCGGGGCGCGCAGAAGATCGTCGCGGTCGAGCCCGGCCGGGCCGGCTCCGACGTGTGGGTGCACGGCGGCGGCTTCGACACCTTCCACGAGGCGCGGCGGGAACGTTTCGCGCGCTTCGAGGAGCTGAAGCGGCGCTGGGAGGAGAAGCACGCCCAGCTGAAGAAGCTCGTCGTCAACCTGCGGCAGGCGGCCGCGGTCAGCCACGAGATGGCCTCGCGGTACGCGGCGGCGCAGACCCGGCTGCGGAAGTTCGAGGAGGCGGGGCCGCCGCCGGAGCCGCCGCGCGAGCAGGACATCAAGATGCGGCTGCGCGGCGGCCGTACCGGCGTGCGTGCTGTGACCTGCGAGAACCTTGAGCTGACCGGGCTGATGAAGCCGTTCTCGCTGGAGATCTTCTACGGGGAGCGGGTGGCCGTTCTCGGCTCGAACGGGTCGGGCAAGTCACACTTCCTGCGACTGCTCGCGGGCGACCCGTCCGTCGCCCACACGGGGGACTGGAAGCTGGGCGCGCGGGTGGTCCCGGGGCACTTCGCGCAGACCCACGCCCATCCGGAGCTGACCGGGCGGCCGCTCGTCGACATCCTGTGGACGGAGCACGCCAAGGACCGGGGCGCGGCGATGTCGATGCTGCGGCGGTACGAGCTGGAGCGCCAGGGCGACCAGGCCTTCGACAAGCTCTCCGGCGGGCAGCAGGCGCGGTTCCAGATCCTGCTCCTGGAACTGGCCGGCACGACGGCGCTGCTCCTCGACGAGCCCACGGACAACCTCGACCTGGAGTCGGCGGAGGCCCTCCAGGACGGCCTCGAGTCGTACGACGGGACGGTCCTCGCGGTGACCCACGACCGCTGGTTCGCGAGGAGCTTCGACCGCTACCTGGTCTTCGGCTCGGACGGCGTGGTCCGCGAGACGACGGAACCGGTGTGGGACGAGCGACGGGTGGAGCGGGCGCGGTGACCTGGGGGCGGGTCATCCGGTGACCCGCCGACCTCGGGGCCTCCGGCGTTTTGACCCGTCGGGGGTGTCGCGGGTACCGTTGCGGTTTGTTATGCGTATTGGCTTCGTCGTTCTCACGCGAAGGGCCCATACGCAGGTTCCCTGGAGCAGTTACCAGTGGCTCGCATACGGGCGGAGTTCCCGGCAGTGCAGGCCCCAGCTGCATGATCGCTTCAGGTGTGTCTGGACTCCATCCACTGAAGAAGCGAAGGCTACGAAGTGCGTACGTACAGCCCCAAGCCCGGCGATGTCACTCGCCAGTGGCACATCATCGACGCGCAGGACGTTGTCCTGGGCCGTCTGGCGACCACGGCTGCGAACCTCCTCCGAGGCAAGCACAAGCCGGTCTACGCCCCCCACATGGACATGGGCGACTTCGTCATCATCATCAACGCTGACAAGGTCCACCTGTCCGGCAACAAGAAGACCCAGAAGCTGGCGTACCGCCACTCCGGCTTCCCGGGTGGTCTGCGCTCCGTCCGTTACGACGAGCTGCTCGACAAGAACCCCGAGAAGGCCGTCGAGAAGGCCATCAAGGGCATGATCCCCAAGAACACCCTGGGCCGTCAGATGCTCTCGAAGCTGAAGGTCTACGCGGGCGAGAACCACCCGCACGCTGCCCAGCAGCCGGTCCCGTTCGAGATCACCCAGGTCGCGCAGTAGTTCCGGCCACACCCCCTAAGAACGAAAGAAATCTGAGGAGAATCGTGGCCGAGACCACCCCCGAGACCCCCGTCGACGAGTTCGAGGGCGTCGAGGAGTACACCACCGAGACCGAGCTCGTCGAGGGTGAGTACACCTCCGAGTCGCTCGCGTCCCGCTTCGGCGACCCGCAGCCGGCCGCCGGCCTGGGCCGTCGCAAGAACGCCATCGCCCGCGTCCGGATCGTTCCGGGCACCGGCAAGTGGAAGATCAACGGTCGCACCCTTGAGGACTACTTCCCCAACAAGGTGCACCAGCAGGAAGTCAACGAGCCCTTCAAGGTGCTCGAGCTCGACAACCGCTACGACGTCATCGCCCGCATCGCGGGTGGCGGTGTCTCCGGCCAGGCCGGCGCCCTGCGCCTCGGTGTGGCCCGTGCGCTGAACGAGGCGGACGTCGAGAACAACCGCCCGGCGCTGAAGAAGGCCGGCTTCCTCTCCCGCGACGACCGTGCGGTCGAGCGCAAGAAGGCCGGTCTCAAGAAGGCCCGTAAGGCTCCGCAGTACAGCAAGCGTTAATCGCCTGCTCGGTCTGCTTTCGTACGCCCCGGCGGCACTGCCCGTGCCGTCGGGGCGTACGTTTTTTCATAACCCTCTTTCATCGCTTGGGCACGTATTTTCGGAGGACAGCTGTGGGACGACTCTTCGGCACGGACGGCGTGCGCGGTGTGGCCAACGCGGACCTGACGGCGGAGCTCGCGCTCGGCCTGTCGGTCGCGGCCGCGCACGTGCTCGCCGAGGCGGGCACCTTCGAGGGCCATCGGCCGACCGCGGTGGTCGGACGTGACCCCCGCGCGTCCGGAGAGTTCCTGGAGGCCGCCGTCGTGGCCGGTCTCGCCAGCGCCGGCGTCGACGTGCTCCGCGTGGGCGTCCTGCCCACCCCGGCCGTCGCGCACCTCACCGGCGTCCTCGGCGCCGACCTCGGCGTGATGCTCTCCGCGAGCCACAACGCCATGCCCGACAACGGCATCAAGTTCTTCGCGCGCGGTGGCCACAAGCTCGCCGACGAGCTCGAGGACAAGATCGAGGCCGTGTACGAGGAGCACCGCACCGGCGCCCCCTGGGAGCGCCCGACCGGTGCCGGTGTCGGCCGCGTCCGCGACTACGACGAGGGCTTCGACACGTACGTCGCCCACCTCATCGCCGTCCTCCCCAACCGCCTCGACGGCCTCAAGGTCGTCCTCGACGAGGCCCACGGCGCCGCCGCCCGCGTCTCGCCCGAGGCCTTCGCCCGGGCCGGCGCCACCGTCGTCACCATCGGCGCCGAGCCCGACGGCCTCAACATCAACGACGGCTGCGGCTCCACCCACCTGGATCTGCTCAAGGCCGCCGTCGTCGAGCACGGCGCCGACCTCGGCATCGCCCACGACGGCGACGCCGACCGCTGCCTCGCGGTGGACGCCGCGGGCAACGAGGTCGACGGCGACCAGATCCTCGCCGTGCTCGCCCTCGCGATGCGCGAGGCCGGGCGGCTGCGCGGGGACACCGTCGTCGCCACCGTCATGTCGAACCTGGGCTTCAAGCTCGCCATGGAGCGCGAGGGCCTGACCCTCGTCCAGACGGCGGTCGGCGACCGCTACGTCCTGGAGTCCATGAAGGAGAACGGCTTCGCGCTCGGCGGCGAGCAGTCCGGGCACGTCATCGTGCTCGACCACGCCACCACCGGCGACGGCACCCTCACCGGCCTCATGCTGGCCGCCCGGGTCGCCGCCACCGGCAAGTCCCTCGCCGACCTGGCCGGCGTGATGGAGCGACTGCCGCAGATCCTCATCAACGTCCCCGACGTCGACAAGTCCCGGGTGAAGACCTCCGGCGACCTGGCCGCCGCGGTCACCGCCGCCGAGCAGGAGCTCGGCTCCACCGGCCGCGTCCTGCTGCGCCCCTCCGGCACTGAGCCGCTGGTCCGCGTCATGGTCGAGGCCGCGGACATCGAGCAGGCGCGCGCGGTCGCGCAGCGGCTCGCGGACGTCGTGAAGTCGGCGCTGGGCTAACCTTTCTGAGGCGCCGTCATGCGTTGAGGGCCCCGCCGCACCCGTATCGGGAGCGGCGGGGCCCTTTCAGCTGTCCTTCCGGGCCCCGGGTGCGCGACGCCAGCGGCCGCGCTGGGTGCGCCAGAGGAGTTTCTGCCCGTACAGCGTCAGCACCCCGGCGAACACGATGCCGAACAGGTTCAGCATCAGCTGCTCGGTCGAGCCCCACATCTGGCCGAATTCGCCGTAGCTGAGGGCGACCGCCGCGTTCGCGCCGGCCGGGACCGTCGTCACCGAGATCGCCACGCCCACCAGGGCGCCGGACTTGGCGGACGTCAGGGAGAGCATGCCCGCCACACCCGCGAGCAGGGCCACGACGAAGGAGAACGGGTCCGGCTGCCAGATGAAGCTGGTGTTGGGGCGGTCGGCGTCGAGGCGGTTCTCGCTGAACAGGTCGAGCGCGTCCATCCCCAGGCTGAACACCGTCGTCGCCGCGATCGCCACCGCGAAACCGACGATCAGGGCGATCAGCGACCGCGCCGCCAGCCTCGGCTCGCGGCGCACCACCGCCGTGCAGATCCCGGCGAGCGGGCCGAACTCCGGACCGACCGCCATGGCGCCCACGATCAGGATCGCGTTGTCCAGGACGACACCGCAGGCCGCGATCATCGTCGCCAGGATCATGAACGCGCTGTAGGTGATCGAGAGGGTCGACTCCTCGTGGGTGGCCCCCTCCAACTGCTCCCAGAGCACCGCGTCCGCCGGTTCGCCCGGAGCCTCCTTCTCGGCGGTGTCCGCGCGCGCGGAGAGGGAGAAGTCGATGTTCTCGACCGCGATGGAGCCGTCCTGATCGATCCTCAGCTCGCGCAGCTCCTTGAGGAGTTCGTCGCCGGCCTCACGGGCGACATCGCACATGACCACGTCTCCGGCGGGCTCCCGGGCCGCGCCGGGAAGCACCACCAGGTGCGTGGTGCCGACCGTCGACTCGATCGCCTTGACGGCGGCCTGGGTGCGGTCGGGCGGGACGATCATACGGAGATGCAGCATGGGGAGAGCGTACGGAGATCCGTACGGGGATCAGAGCTTCCGCAGGCTCAGCTTCTGCACCTTGTGGTCGGGGCCCTTGCGGACGACGAGCGTCGCCCGGCCGCGGGTCGGGGCCACGTTCTCCAGCAGGTTCACCTTGTTGATGGTCCGCCACATGGTGCGGGCGTAGTCGTAGGCCTCCTCCTCGGAGACCTGCGTCCAGCGCCGGAAGTACGAGGACGGGTCCTGGAACGCGGTGTCGCGCAGCTTCCGGAAGCGGTTCAGGTACCAGCGCTCGATGTCCTCCGGGCGCGCGTCCACGTACACCGAGAAGTCGAAGTAGTCGGCGAGCCCGACCCTGGTCCGGCCGTCCTTGCCGGGCAGGGCCGGCTGGAGGACGTTCAGCCCCTCGACGATGAGGATGTCGGGGCGGCGGACGACGAGCCGCTCACCGGGCACCCGGTCGTAGATCAGGTGCGAGTAGACCGGGGCCGTCACCTCCTCCTTGCCCGCTTTGACGTCCGCGACGAACCGGGTCAGGGCCCGGCGGTCGTACGACTCGGGGAAGCCCTTGCGGGACATCAGGCCGCGCTCCTTCAGCTCCTCCATCGGATAGAGGAAGGCGTCCGTGGTGACCAGCTCCACGCGCGGGTGCTCGGGCCAGCGGGCGAGCAGCGCCTGGAGCAGCCGGGAGACCGTCGACTTCCCGACGGCGACCGATCCGGCGACTCCTATGACGAAGGGCGTGCCGCGCTGCTCGGCACTCTCGCCGAGGAAGGTGTTGAGCGCGCCGCGCAGCCCGCTGGTGGCCTGCACGTACAGGTTGAGCAGCCGGGAGAGCGGCAGGTAGATGTCCCGGACCTCGTCCAGGTCGATGACGTCCCCGAGCCCGCGAAGCCGCTCGACCTCGTCGGCGGTGAGCGGAAGCGGTGTCTTGTCGCGCAAGGCGCTCCACTCGGCGCGGGTGAGGTCGACGTAGGGCGTCGTGCCGTTGGCGCTTCGTGGCGGCGAAGTGATCACCCCGCCATTGTCCCGGGTCGACGGGGGGTGTGGGGGGTGGGGTGGGTCACGCGGCCGGGGCGTTGTCCTAGGGGTGGCCTAGGGTGATCCTTTGAGGCCGCGTGGGGGCCTGGACGGCTTGTTTCACGACTTCGCGCGGGGGGAGCCGCCTTTTCGGGCGGTGTGGAATTCGAAGAGAAACAGTGAGCCAGTTCAGATGCGTACGTCCATGAGAAGCGCCGTCGTCGCCGCCACCGCCGTGTCCCTCGCCCTGCTCGTCACCGCCTGTGGTGGCGGGGAGAAGGGTGGCGACAAGGGGGACAAGGGCGGGTCCGCCGCGCCCAGCGCCTCCGCCACGACCAGCGCGCCCCCGGCGAAGGCGCTGTCGGCCGCCGAGCTCGACGAGCTCATCGTCGAGACCGCCGACCTCAAGGGCCACCAGGTGACGAAGGCCGGCAGCGGGGACGTCGTGCCCGCCGCCCAGGTCACCGCCGACAAGGCTGCCTGCGCACCGATCGCCCACGCCATGTCCTTCATCTCGCCCGGTTCGCCCGCGGCGTCGGCCCAGCGCAAGGTGATGCAGGAGCCGAAGAAGGACGCGTCGGCCTCGCCCGAGGACGCGCTGCTCGGCGGGCTCAGCGCCATGGTCACGGCGGTGACGCTCGGCTCGTACGACGGGCAGGGCGCCCAGGAGGCCTTCGCCTCGGTGAAGAAGGCCGGCACGGAGTGCGCCGACGGCTTCCAGGTCGTGCACCTCAAGGAGAAGACGAAGGTCGCCAAGGTCGCCCCGGAGGCCGTCACCGCCGGTGAGGAGGCCGTGGCCTTCACCGTCACCAGCGAGATGGAGGGCGAGCCGTTCGTCAGCAAGCTCGTCGTCTTCCGCAAGGGCAACACACTGGCCTCGTTCTCGACGATCAGCCTCGTTCCCGGTGGCGTCAAGGCCCTCCCGCAGGCCGTTGTCGACGCGCAGGCCGCCAAGCTGGGCTGACTGCGGTCCTTCGGGGGCCCCGCGCCGTAGGCTGCCGTCATGTGCGGAATCGTGGGATACGTCGGCGGGCAGTCGGCGCTTGATGTGGTGGTCGCGGGCCTCAAGAGGCTCGAATACCGGGGCTACGACTCGGCCGGTGTCGCGGTGCTCTCCGACGGGGGCCTGGCCGCGGCGAAGAAGGCGGGCAAGCTCGTCAACCTGGAGAAGGAGCTCGTGGACCGGCCGCTGGCCGGCGGGTCCGTGGGCATCGGGCACACCCGCTGGGCCACCCACGGCGGGCCGACCGACGCCAACGCGCACCCGCACCTGGACAACGCCGGGCGCGTCGCCGTCGTCCACAACGGCATCATCGAGAACTTCGCCGCCCTCCGCGAGGAGCTGACGGAGCGGGGCCACGACCTGCTGTCCGAGACGGACACCGAGGTCGTGGCCCATCTCGTCGCCGAGGAGTTCTCCTCCGCCGGGGACCTGGCCGAGGCCATGCGGCTGGTGTGCAGGCGGCTCGACGGGGCGTTCACCCTGGTCGCCGTGCACGCCGACCAGCCCGACGTGGTCGTCGGCGCCCGCCGGAACTCGCCGCTCGTCGTCGGTGTCGGCGAGGGCGAGAACTTCCTCGCCTCCGACGTGTCCGCGTTCATCGCGCACACCCGCTCGGCCATCGAACTCGGCCAGGACCAGGTCGTCGAACTGACCCGGGACGGCGTCACCGTCACCGACTTCGACGGCGTGCCCGCCGACGTGCGCGCCTTCCACGTCGACTGGGACGCCTCCGCCGCCGAGAAGGGCGGCTACGACTACTTCATGCTCAAGGAGATCGCCGAGCAGCCGAAGGCGGTCGCCGACACCCTCCTCGGCCGGATCGACGGCTCGGGCCGGCTCACCCTCGACGAGGTGCGCATCCCGGACGCCGTCCTCCGCGAGGCCGACAAGATCGTCATCATCGCGTGCGGCACCGCCTTCCACGCCGGGCTCATCGCCAAGTACGCCATCGAGCACTGGACCCGCATCCCCTGCGAGGTCGAGCTCGCCAGCGAGTTCCGCTACCGCGACCCGATCCTCGGCCAGCGGACCCTCGTCATCGCCATCTCCCAGTCCGGCGAGACGATGGACACCCTGATGGCGCTGCGGCACGCCCGTGAGCAGGGCGCCAAGGTGCTCGCCGTCTGCAACACGAACGGCTCGACGATCCCCCGCGAGTCCGACGCCGTGCTCTACACCCACGCCGGGCCCGAGGTCGCCGTCGCCTCCACCAAGGCCTTCCTCACACAGCTCGTCGCCTGCTACCTCCTCGCGCTCTACCTCGGGCAGGTGCGCGGCACCAAGTGGGGCGACGAGATCCACGCGGTCGTCCGCGAGCTCGCCAGGATCGGCGACGAGGTCGAGCGGGTCCTGGAGACCATGGAGCCGGTACGTGCCCTCGCCCGCTCCCTCGCCCACAAGGACACCGTCCTCTTCCTCGGCCGGCACGTCGGCTACCCGGTCGCCCTCGAAGGCGCGCTGAAGCTCAAGGAACTCGCGTACATGCACGCCGAGGGGTTCGCCGCGGGGGAGCTCAAGCACGGGCCGATCGCGCTCATCGAGGAGGACCTGCCGGTCGTCGTCGTGGTGCCCTCGCCCAAGGGCCGGTCCGTCCTCCACGACAAGATCGTCTCCAACATCCAGGAGATCCGGGCCCGCGGCGCCCGGACGATCGTGATCGCCGAGGAGGGCGACGAGGCCGTCGTCCCGTACGCCGACCACCTCGTCCGCATCCCGGCCACGCCCACGCTGCTCCAGCCGCTGGTCTCCACCGTGCCGCTCCAGGTCTTCGCCTGCGAGCTCGCCACCGCGCGGGGCAACGAGGTCGACCAGCCGCGCAACCTGGCCAAGTCCGTGACCGTGGAGTGAGTGTGCGAGGGTGAACAGATGATCATCGGGGTGGGGATCGACGTGGCCGAGATCGACCGGTTCGCCGCGTCGATCGAACGGACACCGGGGCTGCTGCAGCGCCTCTTCGTCGAACGCGAACTGCTGCTCCCCAGCGGCGAGCGCCGCGGGCCCGCCTCCCTCGCGGTGCGGTTCGCCGCGAAGGAGGCCCTCGCCAAGGCGCTCGGCGCGCCGGGCGGGCTGCACTGGACGGACGCCGAGGTGTACGTCGAGGGCACCGGCCAGCCACGGCTGCGGGTGCGCGGAACGGTGGCGGCCCGGGCGGCGGAGCTGGGCGTGAAGCACTGGCACGTGTCGCTGAGCCATGACGCGGGGGTGGCGTCCGCGGTGGTGATCGCGGAGGCGTAGCCCGGGGTGTACGGAGTGCCCGGGGTGTACGGGCCAGGGGCCCGGGATGTACGGACCAGGGCCCGGGGTGTACGGACCAGGGGCCCGGTCGTCGGATGACGGCCGGGCCCCTCGCCGTGTGCGTGCGGCTGCCGGGGCCGGGGGCGGGTTGCGTGTACCGCGCGCGGCCTGGGCCCTCGCCGTGTGCGTGCGGCTGCCGGGGCCGGGGCCGGGGGCGTCAACCCGCTCCGGTCGAGCAGGCCTTGGCGGCGGCGGGCGCGTGATCCGGGGCTGCGGCAGACTGCTGACCATGCGTACCGCTCACCGCGTGGAGACCGTCCGGGCCGCCGAAGCCGCCCTCATGACCCGACTGCCCGAAGGCGCGCTCATGCAGCGGGCCGCCGCCGGACTCGCCGCCGCCTGCTTCTCGCTCCTCGGCAAGGGACGGGTGTACGGGGCTCGGGTCGTCCTCCTCGTCGGCAGCGGCGACAACGGCGGCGACGCCCTCTACGCCGGCGCCCGGCTCGCCCGGCGCGGCGCCGGAGTCACCGCCGTCCTGCTCGGCGACCGCGCCCACGAGGGCGGGCTCGCGGCGCTGCGGGCCGCGGGGGGCCGGGTCGAAGCCGACGACCCCTTCGCGCCGCTCGCCACCGCCGACCTCGTCCTCGACGGCATCACCGGCATCGGCGGCCGCGGCGGGCT is from Streptomyces venezuelae ATCC 10712 and encodes:
- a CDS encoding ABC-F family ATP-binding cassette domain-containing protein encodes the protein MGHVEAAHLEYYLPDGRVLLGDASFRVGEGAVVALVGANGAGKTTLLRLISGELQPHGGSVTVSGGLGVMPQFVGSVRDESTVRDLLVSVAQPRIREAAKAVDEAEHLIMTVDDEAAQMKYAQALSDWAEVQGYEAETLWDICTMAALGVPYEKAQFREVRTLSGGEQKRLVLESLLRGSDEVLLLDEPDNYLDVPGKRWLEERLRETRKTVLFISHDRELLSRGAQKIVAVEPGRAGSDVWVHGGGFDTFHEARRERFARFEELKRRWEEKHAQLKKLVVNLRQAAAVSHEMASRYAAAQTRLRKFEEAGPPPEPPREQDIKMRLRGGRTGVRAVTCENLELTGLMKPFSLEIFYGERVAVLGSNGSGKSHFLRLLAGDPSVAHTGDWKLGARVVPGHFAQTHAHPELTGRPLVDILWTEHAKDRGAAMSMLRRYELERQGDQAFDKLSGGQQARFQILLLELAGTTALLLDEPTDNLDLESAEALQDGLESYDGTVLAVTHDRWFARSFDRYLVFGSDGVVRETTEPVWDERRVERAR
- the rplM gene encoding 50S ribosomal protein L13; this encodes MRTYSPKPGDVTRQWHIIDAQDVVLGRLATTAANLLRGKHKPVYAPHMDMGDFVIIINADKVHLSGNKKTQKLAYRHSGFPGGLRSVRYDELLDKNPEKAVEKAIKGMIPKNTLGRQMLSKLKVYAGENHPHAAQQPVPFEITQVAQ
- the rpsI gene encoding 30S ribosomal protein S9; this encodes MAETTPETPVDEFEGVEEYTTETELVEGEYTSESLASRFGDPQPAAGLGRRKNAIARVRIVPGTGKWKINGRTLEDYFPNKVHQQEVNEPFKVLELDNRYDVIARIAGGGVSGQAGALRLGVARALNEADVENNRPALKKAGFLSRDDRAVERKKAGLKKARKAPQYSKR
- the glmM gene encoding phosphoglucosamine mutase, translated to MGRLFGTDGVRGVANADLTAELALGLSVAAAHVLAEAGTFEGHRPTAVVGRDPRASGEFLEAAVVAGLASAGVDVLRVGVLPTPAVAHLTGVLGADLGVMLSASHNAMPDNGIKFFARGGHKLADELEDKIEAVYEEHRTGAPWERPTGAGVGRVRDYDEGFDTYVAHLIAVLPNRLDGLKVVLDEAHGAAARVSPEAFARAGATVVTIGAEPDGLNINDGCGSTHLDLLKAAVVEHGADLGIAHDGDADRCLAVDAAGNEVDGDQILAVLALAMREAGRLRGDTVVATVMSNLGFKLAMEREGLTLVQTAVGDRYVLESMKENGFALGGEQSGHVIVLDHATTGDGTLTGLMLAARVAATGKSLADLAGVMERLPQILINVPDVDKSRVKTSGDLAAAVTAAEQELGSTGRVLLRPSGTEPLVRVMVEAADIEQARAVAQRLADVVKSALG
- a CDS encoding DUF389 domain-containing protein → MLHLRMIVPPDRTQAAVKAIESTVGTTHLVVLPGAAREPAGDVVMCDVAREAGDELLKELRELRIDQDGSIAVENIDFSLSARADTAEKEAPGEPADAVLWEQLEGATHEESTLSITYSAFMILATMIAACGVVLDNAILIVGAMAVGPEFGPLAGICTAVVRREPRLAARSLIALIVGFAVAIAATTVFSLGMDALDLFSENRLDADRPNTSFIWQPDPFSFVVALLAGVAGMLSLTSAKSGALVGVAISVTTVPAGANAAVALSYGEFGQMWGSTEQLMLNLFGIVFAGVLTLYGQKLLWRTQRGRWRRAPGARKDS
- the coaA gene encoding type I pantothenate kinase, with protein sequence MITSPPRSANGTTPYVDLTRAEWSALRDKTPLPLTADEVERLRGLGDVIDLDEVRDIYLPLSRLLNLYVQATSGLRGALNTFLGESAEQRGTPFVIGVAGSVAVGKSTVSRLLQALLARWPEHPRVELVTTDAFLYPMEELKERGLMSRKGFPESYDRRALTRFVADVKAGKEEVTAPVYSHLIYDRVPGERLVVRRPDILIVEGLNVLQPALPGKDGRTRVGLADYFDFSVYVDARPEDIERWYLNRFRKLRDTAFQDPSSYFRRWTQVSEEEAYDYARTMWRTINKVNLLENVAPTRGRATLVVRKGPDHKVQKLSLRKL
- the glmS gene encoding glutamine--fructose-6-phosphate transaminase (isomerizing), which translates into the protein MCGIVGYVGGQSALDVVVAGLKRLEYRGYDSAGVAVLSDGGLAAAKKAGKLVNLEKELVDRPLAGGSVGIGHTRWATHGGPTDANAHPHLDNAGRVAVVHNGIIENFAALREELTERGHDLLSETDTEVVAHLVAEEFSSAGDLAEAMRLVCRRLDGAFTLVAVHADQPDVVVGARRNSPLVVGVGEGENFLASDVSAFIAHTRSAIELGQDQVVELTRDGVTVTDFDGVPADVRAFHVDWDASAAEKGGYDYFMLKEIAEQPKAVADTLLGRIDGSGRLTLDEVRIPDAVLREADKIVIIACGTAFHAGLIAKYAIEHWTRIPCEVELASEFRYRDPILGQRTLVIAISQSGETMDTLMALRHAREQGAKVLAVCNTNGSTIPRESDAVLYTHAGPEVAVASTKAFLTQLVACYLLALYLGQVRGTKWGDEIHAVVRELARIGDEVERVLETMEPVRALARSLAHKDTVLFLGRHVGYPVALEGALKLKELAYMHAEGFAAGELKHGPIALIEEDLPVVVVVPSPKGRSVLHDKIVSNIQEIRARGARTIVIAEEGDEAVVPYADHLVRIPATPTLLQPLVSTVPLQVFACELATARGNEVDQPRNLAKSVTVE
- a CDS encoding holo-ACP synthase, translating into MIIGVGIDVAEIDRFAASIERTPGLLQRLFVERELLLPSGERRGPASLAVRFAAKEALAKALGAPGGLHWTDAEVYVEGTGQPRLRVRGTVAARAAELGVKHWHVSLSHDAGVASAVVIAEA